The sequence below is a genomic window from Patescibacteria group bacterium.
TTCTTGGCGCGTTCATAAGCTCTCTTACGTCCGGTTTTAGCGGGCGTCTTCTTCGCGGTATCTGATACGACGCTTGCAGATGGTGCCTTATTAACTCTCTTTGTACCGTCGAGACGCTGCAGAAGAATTTACCGCTTTCATGGCCGTAGACCATAAGTCCGGCAGCTCGCAGATCACAAAGAGCCTCGTCTCCGGCAGCGGCGCGAATAGCGTTTTCTTCATCCGTAGTTATTTTATTCCATGCCGTCTTTTTAGAAGGTTCCTCCGGCCTCCGGCGCCATCTGTAGTAACGCCTTTCGCTGAGCTTCAGCGCTTCACACGCTTCAGCCACGGTCAGCTCCTTTAAGCCTTCCAGCGCGTCTATCAGCTCTTTTTGAGACGCGCATGGCACCTTCTTACGTGAAAGATCACCCACGAGGCCTAATCCGTCCTTTTTTTTAAAATAAGATATTCCTCGCCCATCCGCGCCAAAGCCTTTACTTTAGCTGATAGCTCGGTCTTTATCTTTTCGTATTCTTCGCGCGAGGCCTGATCGGGCTTCCTGGAGTACTTTTTCTTCCCCAGCTCCTGTAGCGCCCCAGATTCTACATCCTTGCGTATTCTGGTCAACTCCGACGAATAAAGCCCGTGGCGCCTCAATATCTCGCCGACAGGGGCATCTTTGACGGTAGTCTCCAAGAATATCTGCCACTTTTCATGGGCAGTTAAACTTTTTACGTTTCCTTCCGACGATATATCCACTATCACAAATATCCAATGTTTCCGTCTCCATGTTTTACCTTTCTTTGATTTTAGATTGTGAATAGTGACGCTCTATGGATAACCCTTCAGGTTATCCACATCGCTTGGATCCCGCCAGAGGCGGGATCCGCACTCTCCACAATACTACGACTACTACTACCTTATCCAAGAAAGGACTTCAAGTAAACTTCTTTCTCTATTTTATGACACTATAGCAGATTTCCTGGGACTGTCTTCGGACGATTTTCGTCGATTCTTCGCGTAATCCATCCTATAACTATCCAGATTAAGCTCCATGATCACGCTGTGATGCACAAGCCTGTCTATTGCCGCGGCCGTTACCATAGGATCCTTGAATATCTTTTCCCATTTCGAAAAAGAGAAGTTACTGCTCAGCATTATGCTGCCGCGCTCATATCTTTCGGCCATAAGAGTGAATAATACCTCCATTTCTTCGCGGTCTTGCTGGACATACCCTATTTCATCGATTATCAACGCGTCAAACTTCGAGAGTTTCTTCAACATACCCGGCAATTTTAAATCCCGCTTTGCCTGTAACAGTTCCTGCGCCAGCATGCTACAGGTGGTAAATAACACGCTTCGCCCTTTTTTGATTATTTCCTGGCCTATGGCGCATAGTAGATGTGTTTTCCCGCTCCCAGGCTTACCAAATATCAGGACATTTTCCGCATGATCCGTAAAAACCCCTGTAATAAGCGTTTTTACTTGTTGCGCCGCCTTTGTCGGCAGTCTCCTCATCTCAAAGTTGTCCATATTTTTATCGATCGGTATTTTTGAGGCCTTTAAAAGCCTCTCACAGCGACGATCTCTCCTCGCCTCAGCCTCTTCCCTTAATAGTTCGTGCAAGAATTCCTCATAACTCAATGACTCCCGGGTTGCCATGGCCATTATGTCCCGGTATCTTTTGCGTATGGTCGTCAAGTGCAGCGTATTTAAATACTCTTCCAATGCTCCATCGG
It includes:
- the istB gene encoding IS21-like element helper ATPase IstB; its protein translation is MRKKLPDGALEEYLNTLHLTTIRKRYRDIMAMATRESLSYEEFLHELLREEAEARRDRRCERLLKASKIPIDKNMDNFEMRRLPTKAAQQVKTLITGVFTDHAENVLIFGKPGSGKTHLLCAIGQEIIKKGRSVLFTTCSMLAQELLQAKRDLKLPGMLKKLSKFDALIIDEIGYVQQDREEMEVLFTLMAERYERGSIMLSSNFSFSKWEKIFKDPMVTAAAIDRLVHHSVIMELNLDSYRMDYAKNRRKSSEDSPRKSAIVS